In Chitinophaga nivalis, a single genomic region encodes these proteins:
- a CDS encoding fasciclin domain-containing protein translates to MRDHTRYIIILLLLLTAGCIHKDAIDTPSVRAAASLRSLLTNNFSFSMFYEAMRKAGVDTLLDNEASGYTLLIPDNGAFERSGITPDSLRKMLPEAIRKMVLYHVVPGKVSSTGIPQTLNYPFVTLGEKSVFTSTTVLDTNLYVNGIAVVKKNIAARNGVIHALKEVLTVPAGSVQEILAGNPHYSCLVAGLKKFGYWEALATQPSQVILAPTNEAFAMHHWEEKDINNMKTTDYKKLVFGSYVMNQVFFFTNDVRMAPPQGPFLQGEVLLFVERANTGEGIRIKVMPLNYRDPEFGLRIIFYGDWVNIPYSRPGQQAVNGIVHQVDQLPVVPDSALIR, encoded by the coding sequence ATGCGAGATCATACCAGATATATAATCATCCTGCTGTTGTTGCTGACTGCCGGATGCATCCATAAAGATGCGATAGATACACCCTCCGTCAGGGCTGCTGCAAGTTTAAGAAGCCTGCTGACCAATAACTTTTCCTTCAGCATGTTTTATGAGGCAATGCGAAAGGCGGGGGTAGATACGTTGCTGGATAATGAAGCCAGTGGTTATACACTCCTGATACCAGATAACGGCGCTTTCGAACGGTCGGGCATTACGCCGGACAGCTTACGGAAGATGTTGCCGGAAGCGATACGTAAAATGGTGCTGTATCACGTAGTGCCAGGTAAAGTAAGCAGTACCGGCATTCCGCAAACGTTGAACTATCCTTTTGTCACGTTGGGAGAGAAGTCCGTGTTTACGTCTACCACGGTATTAGATACCAATTTATATGTGAATGGTATTGCGGTGGTGAAAAAAAATATCGCTGCGCGTAATGGGGTTATTCATGCCCTTAAAGAAGTATTGACTGTTCCTGCAGGTTCTGTGCAGGAGATCCTGGCCGGTAACCCACATTATAGCTGTCTTGTTGCCGGGTTGAAAAAATTTGGTTACTGGGAAGCGTTGGCTACGCAACCATCGCAGGTGATACTGGCGCCCACCAATGAAGCATTTGCCATGCATCACTGGGAAGAAAAAGATATCAATAATATGAAAACGACCGATTATAAAAAGCTGGTATTCGGTAGTTATGTGATGAATCAGGTTTTCTTTTTTACGAATGATGTGAGGATGGCTCCTCCACAAGGGCCCTTTCTGCAGGGAGAAGTGCTGTTGTTTGTTGAGCGGGCTAATACCGGCGAAGGGATCAGGATCAAGGTGATGCCGCTCAATTACCGTGATCCTGAATTTGGGTTGCGTATTATTTTTTATGGCGACTGGGTGAATATTCCCTATAGCAGGCCTGGCCAGCAGGCGGTTAATGGTATTGTGCATCAGGTAGACCAGTTGCCGGTCGTACCGGATAGTGCCCTGATTCGATAA
- a CDS encoding TonB-dependent receptor, protein MQHRQLIRYFFFLLCSVMCMWRVRAQTPPQSIRLHNTTITVAELIKTVEAQTLVRFSYGSGVTERLTAAVKVKAATISLQDVLEAIRTQTSIQYSIFSPVKVVLKMDKKEEPKKNGVEEEEGTTFHGLVTDAESGVPLPGSSITIGHSRRGTATNEKGIFSLQAPATNTLLVISHVGYDRKEVQATGTTFLQIKLALSKTSLNEVTVSAVRNHHTDAALLSERRKAAVISDGIAAQQIERTASITTAQALQRVTGVSITDDKYVAIRGLGDRSVIAELNGARLSSADPDRSTVPLDLIPAGLLDNITVYKTLTPDRSADAAAGIVELKTKSVPTQRTLEVTAQVGFNSNVGLNGKYNGFYNDNLGFWGQRVKTHALPADFLQLSNQYPGGLIQMQELFIQSRNNPAMAKEAMRISNIMQGFDPVLTTSYKNASPNQLYGITFGDSYKVFGRHKLGLIMSANYYQRYEDVYNGERNQYSLYQGVVTGSGKIFNQLHIPGFITPAYPRLGHYIAYNENTGKRTINYGGLIGVAYQFTPQHVVQFQFVGSRGAEAIASNLTGQWKNTGLNFPVYNIINQLKLTYRTFDTYNIQGEHKFLQQAWSPRLTYNLSTSKTVQDEPDFRSSNYAQLRTVQQMDPNGVGIGTDTYAFVTGLTHGLGNDYASAIIADPNGRQFRKLYEDNYHAKVDLTQPFTIRGLQQVIKIGGAFLRRERDYRENILGLPGSNLGGGGDLLGAVKGDINRLVSTRYVGLKDPAAFDEEGQPRVGGFLYQIKKSPNNYTGAYETRAFYFMADAHVSARLRITGGVRFESTVIEASVDTNQVYLPPMLDLASNLPGVSVRNITDKPFSNYTVDYQPYYSANVTYAVRDNMNIRLAYSTSLARPELRELTNIYSFDPFQFAVVGGNPGLQNQLTNSMDFRWEWFTGPNEVWAVSAFSKSISNQLQKVFNYKSQGNLSTSPEFPLVNFQNDPNKGQVYGAEFELRRNLRFISPALKNLFFNANVMLAVSRIDKNPQRLEASRINDRLSPATSPVFEQAPYSINTALDYNNPATKTTVSCNFNIVGARLVQVQLDGTPDIFDRPVPILDLVFAQQLGKYFLLKGFAKNLLDPSYKQVYTNAGNNGKYHGSTYLYRQYKRGSEFSLGIAYRIL, encoded by the coding sequence ATGCAGCACAGACAACTTATCAGGTATTTCTTTTTCTTACTATGCTCCGTCATGTGTATGTGGCGGGTACGCGCGCAAACGCCGCCACAAAGTATTCGCCTGCACAACACCACAATCACCGTGGCTGAATTGATAAAGACAGTAGAAGCACAAACCCTTGTCCGGTTTTCTTATGGTAGTGGCGTTACAGAAAGACTAACAGCCGCTGTAAAGGTAAAAGCAGCAACTATTTCCCTGCAAGATGTATTGGAAGCTATTCGCACTCAAACCAGTATTCAATACAGTATTTTTTCGCCTGTTAAGGTGGTATTGAAAATGGATAAGAAAGAGGAGCCGAAGAAAAATGGGGTGGAAGAAGAGGAGGGCACCACTTTTCACGGCCTGGTGACTGATGCAGAAAGCGGCGTTCCTCTACCTGGTTCCTCCATCACGATCGGTCACTCCCGGCGGGGAACGGCTACCAATGAAAAAGGAATATTCAGCCTTCAGGCGCCTGCAACGAATACATTATTGGTGATCAGCCATGTAGGATACGACCGGAAGGAAGTACAGGCTACCGGTACCACATTTTTGCAGATTAAACTGGCACTGTCGAAAACCAGCCTCAATGAAGTCACGGTTTCTGCGGTCAGAAACCACCATACCGATGCGGCCCTGCTCTCTGAAAGAAGAAAGGCGGCCGTTATTTCTGATGGCATTGCAGCACAGCAGATCGAAAGAACCGCCAGCATCACAACGGCACAGGCGCTGCAAAGGGTAACAGGCGTATCTATCACGGATGATAAATACGTGGCCATCCGCGGGCTGGGCGACCGGAGCGTTATTGCAGAATTAAATGGCGCCCGCCTTTCTTCTGCAGACCCCGACCGCAGCACCGTTCCCCTCGATCTGATTCCGGCTGGTTTGCTGGATAATATCACCGTTTACAAAACCCTTACGCCGGATAGATCTGCTGATGCTGCCGCCGGTATTGTGGAATTGAAAACGAAATCAGTACCCACACAACGTACCCTGGAAGTCACCGCCCAGGTGGGGTTTAATTCCAACGTTGGCCTCAACGGAAAGTATAATGGATTCTATAATGATAACCTGGGCTTCTGGGGACAACGGGTGAAAACACATGCCCTCCCGGCCGATTTTCTGCAGCTGTCTAACCAGTATCCCGGCGGTTTGATACAAATGCAGGAGCTGTTTATTCAAAGCCGTAATAACCCGGCCATGGCGAAAGAGGCGATGCGTATCAGTAATATTATGCAAGGTTTCGATCCGGTACTGACCACCAGCTATAAAAATGCCAGCCCCAATCAGCTGTATGGGATTACATTCGGCGACTCCTATAAAGTTTTCGGCCGGCATAAGTTAGGATTGATAATGAGTGCAAATTATTACCAGCGATATGAAGATGTATACAACGGCGAACGGAATCAATACAGCCTGTATCAGGGTGTGGTAACCGGGTCCGGTAAGATCTTCAATCAGCTGCATATCCCGGGTTTTATTACGCCTGCCTACCCGCGGCTGGGGCATTATATTGCCTACAATGAAAACACCGGCAAACGTACCATTAACTATGGCGGATTAATTGGGGTGGCTTATCAGTTCACGCCGCAGCATGTGGTGCAGTTTCAGTTTGTAGGCAGCCGAGGTGCAGAAGCCATTGCCAGCAATCTTACCGGCCAATGGAAAAATACCGGTCTGAATTTTCCGGTATACAATATCATCAACCAGCTGAAATTAACCTATCGTACTTTCGATACTTACAATATTCAGGGAGAACATAAATTTTTGCAGCAAGCATGGTCGCCCCGGCTTACTTATAACCTGAGCACTTCCAAAACCGTGCAGGATGAACCTGATTTCCGTTCCAGCAACTATGCGCAACTAAGAACCGTGCAGCAAATGGATCCCAATGGTGTAGGTATTGGTACAGATACCTATGCTTTTGTCACTGGTTTAACACATGGGCTGGGCAACGATTATGCCAGCGCCATTATTGCTGATCCCAATGGCCGGCAATTCAGAAAGCTGTACGAAGATAACTATCATGCAAAGGTAGACCTGACGCAACCATTTACCATCCGGGGATTGCAGCAGGTGATCAAAATCGGAGGCGCTTTTCTCAGAAGAGAACGGGATTACCGGGAGAATATCCTGGGGTTGCCGGGCAGTAATCTGGGCGGTGGTGGCGACCTGCTGGGTGCCGTGAAAGGAGATATCAACCGCCTGGTATCTACCCGGTACGTAGGCCTGAAAGATCCCGCTGCTTTTGATGAAGAAGGGCAACCCAGGGTAGGTGGTTTTTTATATCAGATAAAAAAATCGCCGAACAATTACACGGGTGCCTATGAAACAAGGGCTTTCTATTTTATGGCCGACGCCCATGTTAGTGCGCGTTTACGTATAACCGGGGGCGTTCGTTTCGAATCTACCGTTATTGAAGCCAGTGTAGATACCAACCAGGTATATCTGCCGCCTATGCTCGATCTGGCCAGTAATCTCCCCGGTGTAAGCGTACGCAATATTACCGACAAACCTTTCTCCAATTACACAGTAGATTATCAGCCTTATTATTCTGCCAATGTTACCTATGCGGTACGGGACAATATGAATATCCGGCTGGCTTACAGTACGTCCCTGGCACGGCCTGAACTACGTGAGCTGACGAACATTTATTCCTTCGATCCCTTTCAGTTTGCGGTAGTAGGCGGTAATCCCGGTTTACAAAACCAGCTCACCAACAGTATGGATTTTCGTTGGGAATGGTTTACCGGCCCCAATGAGGTATGGGCTGTTTCAGCATTTTCCAAATCAATCAGCAATCAGCTGCAAAAAGTATTCAATTATAAATCGCAGGGTAACCTATCTACTTCACCGGAGTTTCCATTGGTAAATTTTCAGAATGATCCGAACAAAGGCCAGGTGTATGGAGCGGAGTTTGAACTGCGCCGTAACCTGCGGTTTATTTCGCCTGCTTTGAAAAACCTGTTCTTTAATGCCAACGTGATGCTGGCGGTGAGCCGGATCGATAAGAACCCGCAACGACTGGAAGCTTCGCGTATCAACGACCGGCTTTCACCCGCTACCAGTCCGGTGTTTGAACAGGCGCCCTATTCTATCAATACTGCACTCGACTATAATAATCCTGCTACTAAAACCACGGTATCCTGCAACTTCAATATTGTAGGCGCAAGACTGGTGCAGGTACAGCTGGATGGTACGCCTGATATTTTTGACCGGCCGGTACCTATCCTGGATCTGGTGTTTGCACAACAACTGGGGAAGTATTTTCTGTTGAAAGGTTTTGCGAAAAATCTGCTGGATCCCAGCTATAAACAGGTGTATACCAATGCCGGCAACAATGGTAAATATCATGGCAGTACTTACTTGTACAGACAGTACAAACGTGGGTCGGAATTTTCATTGGGTATTGCCTACAGAATTTTATAA
- a CDS encoding FecR family protein yields the protein MKLSELEILIDKYLEGKASEEEKERVERWLDHPTAPMAELTPAKKEALTRYFWDNILAGIGMAPARPRRRIVHLFHQAKSNILRIAAALLLMIMAATIIKYTIIDKWMATPAYTVITAKEGQALHYVLPDGSTASLFPGSAIQVPDHYNQSDRQVKVHGRVFFEIARSESNPFYVVAGELQTRVLGTSFEVNTLAALQPTVVVKTGKVAVSYKGQQQAVLTVNKRLRINLSDPHPAGHVDSVNAASICSWWKGTFDFEQTTLPEVLQTISQWYKIPIAIQGEKWYAERVTMHVETGLPVEAVMQLLAETLGNHYKMTGQHITIY from the coding sequence ATGAAATTATCTGAACTGGAAATTCTGATCGACAAGTACCTGGAAGGCAAAGCCTCGGAGGAAGAAAAAGAACGCGTTGAACGATGGCTGGATCATCCAACAGCTCCTATGGCTGAGCTGACGCCTGCAAAAAAAGAAGCACTGACCCGGTATTTCTGGGATAACATTCTGGCAGGTATCGGGATGGCTCCGGCACGGCCCCGTCGCAGAATCGTACACTTGTTTCACCAGGCAAAAAGCAACATACTTAGGATCGCTGCTGCTTTGCTGTTGATGATAATGGCCGCGACTATCATTAAATATACCATCATAGATAAATGGATGGCAACGCCCGCCTATACCGTCATTACAGCCAAAGAAGGCCAGGCCCTCCATTATGTATTGCCTGATGGATCAACAGCCAGTCTTTTTCCTGGATCAGCGATACAGGTGCCGGATCATTACAATCAGTCCGACCGGCAGGTAAAAGTACATGGCCGGGTATTTTTTGAGATAGCGCGTAGTGAGTCGAATCCGTTTTATGTAGTAGCCGGAGAGCTGCAAACCCGTGTGTTGGGTACCTCCTTTGAAGTGAATACACTCGCCGCCCTGCAGCCAACCGTGGTGGTTAAAACCGGTAAAGTAGCCGTGTCCTATAAAGGACAGCAACAGGCTGTACTCACGGTGAACAAACGATTACGTATCAACCTGTCGGATCCCCATCCTGCCGGCCACGTAGACAGCGTGAATGCAGCCAGTATCTGCAGCTGGTGGAAGGGCACTTTCGATTTTGAACAAACAACCTTGCCGGAAGTATTGCAAACCATTAGCCAGTGGTATAAAATACCTATCGCCATCCAGGGCGAAAAATGGTATGCAGAAAGGGTAACCATGCATGTCGAAACCGGGTTGCCTGTTGAAGCTGTTATGCAGCTCCTGGCGGAAACTTTGGGTAATCATTACAAAATGACCGGACAGCACATCACCATTTACTAA
- a CDS encoding RNA polymerase sigma factor: MTADQEMELFRQMKQDDVQAFNLLFRTYWERLYLFAYRKLNSEDDAKDIIQNIFISFWLKRNTLIIQSSVESYLFSIARYELLSFVSRAIKSREKQEILIHTILPAFEAPLTPMEAREIDQLLLQEEEKLPKRMKQIFKMAREENLSIREISVALQLSEQNVRNQLNTAITKVKVGLGEAVLAAILFSQLS, translated from the coding sequence ATGACTGCTGATCAGGAAATGGAATTGTTCCGGCAAATGAAACAGGATGATGTCCAGGCATTTAACCTGTTATTCAGGACATACTGGGAAAGACTGTATTTATTTGCCTACCGGAAACTCAATTCCGAAGATGATGCCAAAGACATCATACAAAATATTTTCATTTCCTTCTGGCTGAAACGAAATACCCTCATCATTCAATCTTCTGTAGAATCCTATCTTTTTAGTATCGCCCGGTATGAATTACTCTCTTTCGTTTCCAGGGCCATCAAATCCAGGGAAAAACAGGAAATCCTGATACATACTATCCTGCCGGCATTTGAGGCCCCGCTGACGCCTATGGAGGCCCGGGAAATAGATCAGCTGCTGCTGCAGGAAGAAGAAAAGCTGCCGAAAAGGATGAAACAGATCTTTAAGATGGCCCGCGAAGAAAACCTCTCCATCCGGGAGATTTCCGTAGCGCTGCAACTATCAGAGCAAAATGTGCGCAACCAGCTGAATACAGCTATTACGAAAGTAAAAGTAGGTCTGGGCGAAGCCGTACTGGCAGCCATCCTCTTTAGTCAGCTGTCATGA
- a CDS encoding phosphopantetheine-binding protein, translated as MSRQLEIKAYSVQPEEIEQALLQLPGITGAAVIAGMVHGEARLVAFYAAVSCQSCLTLKGWLRKKLPEYMVPYKLIQVSAIPFTANGMADEAALYMLWEKNDGLATCARKRASILEVAIAELWKEELGVTGISAGDSFFDMGGNSLLLHRISARMKTEFGIQPDFSDFLNQTFSQFLHNCTAKILETV; from the coding sequence ATGAGCAGGCAGTTGGAAATAAAAGCATACAGCGTGCAACCGGAAGAAATAGAACAAGCATTACTGCAATTGCCCGGTATTACCGGCGCGGCCGTTATTGCCGGTATGGTACATGGCGAAGCCCGGCTGGTAGCTTTTTATGCCGCCGTTTCCTGTCAGTCGTGCCTGACATTGAAAGGATGGCTGCGGAAAAAGCTACCGGAATACATGGTGCCTTACAAGTTGATTCAGGTATCGGCGATTCCTTTTACGGCAAATGGTATGGCAGATGAAGCAGCCTTGTATATGCTATGGGAGAAGAATGACGGGCTGGCTACCTGTGCCCGGAAACGCGCGTCTATCCTGGAAGTCGCCATTGCAGAACTATGGAAAGAAGAACTGGGTGTAACTGGTATCAGTGCCGGTGATAGTTTTTTTGACATGGGAGGTAACTCGCTGTTGTTACACAGGATTTCCGCCAGAATGAAAACAGAATTTGGTATTCAACCCGATTTCAGTGATTTTTTAAACCAGACATTTTCCCAGTTCCTGCATAATTGTACGGCAAAAATATTGGAAACAGTATAA
- a CDS encoding cyclic peptide export ABC transporter yields MKTRNSRIILFTSLLLLLVGATWAQSSPPVVSAAMEQEIRNLMDAGHIPGLSLIVVKDGRQEIKTFGYADVAQQKPVTPATIFEIGSCSKAFTALVVSKLIQEGRLDPAAAVSQYIPWLTVTYKGKQATITVQQLLHHTSGIPWSSIARIPQTNAPDALEQTVRQLKGLELARLPGKKYEYATINYDVLALIVQQITHQPFEEYLQTAVLDKLSLHHTKMGYPADPALKATGYKIGFFKARPYAAPVFRGNNAAGYMMSDATDMGRWLQFQLGLADTAMYAWAKYTQQRDETVPPHNMSSYGMGWEVSLKGDGEITHGGLNPNFTAYVALRPGQQAGLVVMANSNSAFTTLIGNKLMKMLVGEEIEKEYNPGDGNDKMFSLVTLLLAGYFLLLLYFIVTILLGIVRKKRSYEPITGAKVKQAFILLVLFVPLLYGIYVLPEAIFNFNWEAIAVWAPVSFGCLAILLVSAMALSYITYCIELLFPEHNKIKNLAPRLLLLSVISGLANMAVVALIASSLESSVALKYLIFYYALAIATYLLGRRFVQISLIRLTMGIIYDLRVKLTDKIFATSYQKFEKIDRGRIYTALNDDVNTIGESANMFVVLVTSVFTAIGAFLYLASVASWATGLTIGMVLLLVVMYYLVSKRAQKYYNGARDTKNVFMRLINGMIDGFKELSLHRNKKEAYKQDVFITSEEYRAKMCIAGVQFANASLFGEAILVIILGMVAFGFPELFPGIKTYTLMSFLVVLLYLIGPVNSILGAMPAVMKMKIAWNRTQRFLNDIPANTPATGLRPPVPQVVDNLRVEGVEFRYQDENGQDVFTVGPINLEVNGGEILFIIGANGSGKTTLAKLITGLYEPDKGRFRINGDIVDAARLGECFSTVFSPIYLFKKLYNIDVKAKAAKAEKYLKLLQLDKKVTIEDNTYSTIDLSGGQRKRLGLLQCYLEETPVFLFDEWAADQDPVYRHFFYRTLLPEMKKMGKIVIAITHDDHYFDVADKVLKMESGQLEHYNRTIVNL; encoded by the coding sequence ATGAAAACACGCAATAGCCGCATTATTCTCTTTACATCTTTGCTGCTGCTTCTGGTTGGGGCAACGTGGGCGCAATCTTCCCCGCCTGTTGTCAGCGCAGCAATGGAACAGGAAATCAGAAACCTGATGGATGCCGGGCATATTCCTGGTCTGAGCCTGATTGTTGTAAAAGACGGCCGCCAGGAAATCAAGACCTTTGGTTATGCAGATGTGGCACAACAAAAGCCGGTGACGCCGGCTACTATCTTTGAAATCGGATCCTGTTCCAAAGCGTTTACTGCGCTGGTAGTCAGTAAGCTGATACAGGAAGGCCGGTTGGATCCTGCTGCCGCGGTTTCGCAATATATTCCCTGGCTAACGGTAACGTACAAAGGAAAGCAGGCAACGATTACCGTGCAACAATTGCTGCATCATACCAGCGGCATTCCCTGGAGTAGTATTGCCCGTATTCCGCAAACCAATGCGCCCGATGCATTGGAACAAACCGTAAGGCAGCTGAAAGGGCTGGAGCTGGCCCGCCTGCCGGGAAAAAAATATGAATATGCCACCATCAATTATGATGTATTGGCGCTGATTGTTCAGCAGATTACCCACCAACCTTTTGAGGAATATCTGCAAACAGCTGTATTGGATAAACTATCGCTCCATCATACTAAAATGGGTTATCCGGCAGATCCTGCCTTGAAAGCTACCGGATATAAAATCGGATTTTTTAAAGCAAGGCCTTATGCGGCGCCGGTATTCAGGGGGAATAACGCTGCCGGTTATATGATGTCCGATGCAACAGATATGGGCCGCTGGCTGCAATTCCAACTGGGATTGGCAGATACGGCAATGTATGCATGGGCGAAGTATACACAACAGCGCGATGAAACCGTGCCACCGCATAACATGTCGTCGTATGGAATGGGCTGGGAAGTGTCGCTGAAAGGAGATGGGGAAATTACCCACGGCGGCTTAAACCCTAACTTCACGGCTTATGTGGCGTTGCGGCCGGGGCAGCAGGCAGGCCTGGTTGTTATGGCCAATTCCAACAGCGCCTTTACTACTTTGATTGGCAACAAGCTGATGAAGATGCTGGTGGGAGAGGAAATAGAAAAAGAATACAATCCGGGTGATGGCAATGATAAAATGTTTTCCCTCGTAACATTGCTGCTGGCCGGCTATTTCCTGCTGCTGTTGTATTTTATCGTTACTATTCTGTTGGGGATCGTTCGTAAAAAGAGAAGTTATGAACCCATTACCGGCGCGAAAGTAAAACAGGCATTTATTTTACTGGTGCTATTCGTACCGTTGCTCTATGGTATTTATGTATTGCCCGAAGCTATTTTTAATTTCAACTGGGAAGCGATTGCCGTGTGGGCGCCGGTGAGTTTTGGCTGTCTGGCCATATTGCTGGTATCCGCGATGGCATTAAGTTATATCACCTATTGTATAGAGCTGTTGTTTCCGGAACACAACAAAATAAAAAATCTGGCGCCCCGGTTATTGTTACTGAGTGTGATTTCGGGTCTGGCCAATATGGCTGTGGTAGCGTTGATTGCTTCCTCGTTGGAAAGTAGTGTCGCGTTGAAGTATCTCATTTTTTACTACGCGCTGGCCATCGCCACTTATTTGCTGGGTAGAAGATTTGTGCAGATCAGTCTGATCAGATTAACCATGGGTATCATCTATGACCTGCGGGTGAAACTAACGGATAAGATTTTTGCTACTTCCTATCAGAAATTTGAAAAGATAGACCGGGGGCGTATTTATACCGCCCTGAATGATGACGTAAATACAATCGGCGAATCAGCGAATATGTTTGTGGTATTGGTGACCAGCGTATTTACAGCCATTGGTGCTTTCCTGTATCTGGCATCTGTAGCTTCCTGGGCTACCGGACTGACGATCGGCATGGTATTGCTGCTGGTAGTGATGTATTACCTGGTGAGCAAACGTGCCCAGAAATATTACAATGGTGCACGTGATACCAAGAATGTATTTATGCGGCTGATCAATGGGATGATAGATGGTTTTAAGGAGTTGAGTTTACACCGGAATAAAAAGGAAGCCTACAAACAGGATGTCTTCATCACCTCAGAAGAGTATCGTGCCAAGATGTGCATAGCAGGTGTGCAGTTTGCCAATGCATCGCTCTTCGGTGAGGCAATTCTGGTCATTATACTGGGGATGGTAGCCTTTGGTTTTCCGGAGTTGTTTCCTGGTATCAAAACCTATACCCTGATGAGTTTTCTGGTGGTGTTGCTTTACCTGATAGGGCCGGTCAACAGTATACTGGGAGCTATGCCAGCCGTGATGAAAATGAAAATCGCCTGGAACAGAACACAACGTTTTCTGAACGACATTCCGGCCAATACACCCGCCACCGGCCTGCGGCCACCTGTACCGCAGGTGGTAGACAATCTCCGGGTAGAAGGCGTGGAATTCCGCTACCAGGATGAAAACGGGCAGGATGTTTTTACTGTGGGACCTATTAACCTGGAGGTGAACGGAGGTGAGATACTCTTTATTATCGGCGCCAATGGCAGTGGTAAAACCACCCTGGCAAAATTGATCACAGGGTTGTACGAACCGGATAAAGGACGGTTCCGGATCAATGGCGACATCGTAGATGCCGCCAGACTGGGTGAATGTTTTTCTACGGTATTCAGTCCCATCTATCTTTTCAAAAAACTGTACAACATCGATGTAAAAGCTAAAGCAGCCAAGGCTGAAAAATACCTGAAACTGTTGCAGCTGGATAAAAAAGTAACCATCGAGGATAACACCTATAGTACTATTGATCTCTCCGGCGGACAGCGTAAGCGCCTGGGACTTCTGCAATGTTATCTGGAAGAGACACCCGTTTTCCTTTTTGATGAGTGGGCGGCAGATCAGGATCCGGTGTACCGGCATTTTTTCTATCGCACACTATTACCTGAAATGAAAAAGATGGGTAAGATCGTCATTGCGATTACGCACGACGACCATTATTTTGATGTGGCAGATAAAGTGTTGAAAATGGAGAGCGGACAACTCGAACATTACAACAGAACGATTGTGAATTTATAA
- a CDS encoding aspartate/glutamate racemase family protein, whose translation MNLEQDNVIGIVGGMGPEAGAMLLNAISAHTRAASDQEHMSVVLMSFPGHITDRTTFLEGGTTVNPAFSVARVIGLLEAAGATVAGIACNTIYAPPIFNTIQEELDRHQVKIKLLHMPAETCHYIKQHYPRAQRIGIMSTNGTYKSGVYRHLLEGLGYDVILPDPDFQDGVIHRMVYDPQFGVKANPGNITRETIMLMKKSTDFFRRQKADAIILGCTELPLILVGKPDLSGIPVINSIEAMALALIREATAGIKIKSIAAPSFKQSAQHLK comes from the coding sequence ATGAACCTCGAACAGGATAATGTAATAGGAATCGTAGGAGGGATGGGGCCAGAAGCCGGCGCAATGCTCCTGAATGCCATCTCCGCTCATACCCGTGCCGCCAGTGATCAGGAGCATATGTCGGTGGTACTGATGTCGTTTCCCGGCCATATTACCGACAGAACCACGTTTCTGGAAGGAGGAACTACCGTGAATCCGGCATTCAGTGTAGCGCGGGTAATAGGACTGCTGGAGGCGGCGGGTGCAACGGTGGCGGGCATTGCCTGCAACACCATTTATGCTCCGCCCATATTCAATACCATTCAGGAAGAACTGGACCGGCATCAGGTGAAAATAAAATTGTTGCATATGCCTGCAGAAACCTGCCACTATATAAAGCAACATTATCCGCGTGCACAACGGATCGGCATCATGTCTACCAATGGTACCTACAAATCCGGCGTATACCGGCACCTGCTCGAAGGACTGGGATATGACGTGATATTACCAGACCCTGATTTTCAGGATGGGGTCATACACAGGATGGTGTATGATCCGCAGTTTGGCGTGAAAGCGAATCCTGGTAATATTACCCGCGAAACGATTATGCTCATGAAAAAAAGTACTGACTTTTTCAGACGGCAAAAAGCAGATGCCATCATCCTCGGATGTACGGAATTGCCATTGATACTCGTCGGGAAACCGGATCTGTCAGGCATACCTGTGATTAACTCCATTGAAGCCATGGCATTGGCATTGATCCGGGAAGCAACGGCAGGTATCAAAATAAAAAGCATAGCTGCTCCATCCTTTAAACAATCTGCTCAACACCTGAAATAG